The proteins below are encoded in one region of Oreochromis niloticus isolate F11D_XX linkage group LG6, O_niloticus_UMD_NMBU, whole genome shotgun sequence:
- the slc2a15b gene encoding solute carrier family 2 member 15b, with amino-acid sequence MAEELLQGNNEKLTSHLTKPLLAVAFLASFGSSMLYGYNLAVVNSPAQYIKDFYNETLLESHGLTPDGHLLTVLYSLTVSIFAIGGMTGALLVGRLVTKYGRKGTLVRSTALVFMGGALMGFSRWCRIPEMVIIGRFITGVHSGISLSVVPMYLGEIAPKNLRGFLGLVPSIHICLGVFIAQVLGLSEILGKEEHWPLLLSLVAVPTMVQLILLPWFPESPRYLLIERGDVHATIAALKWFRTKGNIQAEVEEMQEEQRSLSSMQTLSVCSLLMDSSVRWQVLTVAVVNIGMQLSGIDAIWFYTNDIFRNAGIPDPYIQYTTVGTGAIEVISGMLGCFTIERLGRRPLMIGGFLFMGLCCAGITVSVLFQPQLSYMRYISVGCVIGIIAGFCIGPAGVPFLITAELFKQSHRPAAYTVAGCLNWMSNFTIGFVFPFLEIATGPFCYLIFCAVCMGVAVYTFFIIPETKNKTFLEISQMFATKNEICEEELYPNSELKMALMNGYGTLDFHDKK; translated from the exons TACATCAAAGACTTCTACAATGAGACATTATTAGAAAGTCATGGCTTGACTCCAGATGGGCATCTTCTTACCGTCTTATACTCTCTTACTGTGTCAATCTTTGCCATTGGTGGAATGACGGGAGCACTGCTGGTGGGCAGACTAGTTACCAAATATGGAAG GAAAGGGACTCTGGTGAGATCCACCGCACTTGTTTTTATGGGTGGAGCTCTGATGGGCTTTAGCAGATGGTGCAGAATTCCTGAGATGGTCATCATTGGGCGTTTCATCACAGGAGTACACTCAG GGATTTCTCTCAGTGTGGTGCCGATGTACCTCGGTGAGATCGCCCCTAAGAATCTGCGAGGCTTCCTGGGTCTCGTTCCCAGCATTCACATTTGTCTCGGAGTTTTCATCGCTCAGGTCCTGGGGCTCTCGGAGATACTGGGAAAG gAAGAGCACTGGCCTCTGCTTTTGTCTCTTGTGGCGGTTCCTACCATGGTCCAGCTGATACTGTTGCCATGGTTTCCAGAGAGTCCACGATATCTGCTAATAGAAAGAGGAGATGTGCATGCCACCATTGCAG CCCTAAAGTGGTTCCGTACTAAAGGAAACATTCAGGCTGAGGTTGAAGAGATGCAGGAAGAGCAACGCTCTTTGTCCTCCATGCAGACCCTCTCTGTCTGCAGCCTCCTCATGGACAGCTCTGTCCGCTGGCAGGTCCTCACGGTTGCGGTGGTCAACATCGGCATGCAGCTGTCTGGGATTGATGCC ATCTGGTTCTATACAAATGACATTTTTAGGAATGCAGGAATTCCAGACCCTTATATTCAGTATACAACAGTGGGAACTGGGGCCATTGAGGTCATCTCAGGGATGCTGGGG TGTTTCACTATTGAGCGTCTGGGCAGAAGACCACTGATGATTGGTGGTTTCCTTTTTATGGGACTGTGCTGTGCCGGAATCACTGTGTCTGTCCTCTTCCAG ccgcagttGTCCTACATGCGCTACATCAGTGTGGGCTGTGTTATTGGGATTATTGCTGGCTTCTGCATAGGTCCAg CGGGTGTGCCTTTCCTGATCACTGCGGAGCTGTTTAAGCAGTCTCATCGACCGGCTGCGTACACCGTGGCTGGTTGCCTCAACTGGATGTCCAACTTCACCATTGGTTTTGTCTTTCCCTTCTTAGAG ATTGCTACAGGTCCTTTCTGTTACCTGATCTTCTGTGCGGTCTGCATGGGAGTGGCTGTCTACACCTTCTTCATCATTCCAGAGACCAAGAACAAAACTTTCTTGGAGATCAGCCAGATGTTTGCCACCAAGAATGAGATCTGTGAAGAAGAGCTGTATCCAAATAGTGAACTAAAAATGGCTCTGATGAACGGCTATGGAACCCTTGACTTCCatgacaaaaaataa